A section of the Vespa velutina chromosome 6, iVesVel2.1, whole genome shotgun sequence genome encodes:
- the LOC124949937 gene encoding uncharacterized protein LOC124949937, protein MSESETKPASPVPNVCTQGCNSLITVQCPTLQVTSRMLRSPSHESVTTDISLFSVSSIASELRGANRLVTFKSYSDVQLAGRGPSPKPDRQIQGNRPADIPEILWFEEENDLIRSCGVLSSALGLRKSFSTSDVSQLPSPDASVPAGLRSAVSALALDTQRNNLLLEHARLDHASRSCSTWVAVGEPVASTSQLPSPHGGAAQEQPQQSSSSHSSAPQPPPAPPPPPIPFTGADLIRSVNKKVRQNYIRRRLLTTYRALERLSQSEFNLDQLEAAASAAQNTPGTTLLVPGTTSGLSGTSIIGRKERNHALTVRDVERERGNQLSKYERNMMIFNWLHTLDDTAIVDSVE, encoded by the exons atGTCGGAAAGCGAGACGAAACCAGCCTCACCGGTGCCAAACGTTTGCACGCAAGGTTGCAACAGTCTTATCACCGTACAATGTCCAACGCTTCAAGTGACATCGCGCATGTTGCGTTCGCCAAGTCACGAAAGTGTCACCACCGATATTTCCCTCTTCAGTGTATCCTCGATAGCGAGCGAATTACGAGGTGCCAACAGGTTGGTCACCTTCAAGTCGTACAGCGATGTGCAGCTAGCTGGACGGGGACCCTCGCCGAAACCCGATCGGCAAATTCAGGGTAACAG GCCAGCCGATATTCCGGAAATTCTCTGGTTCGAGGAAGAGAACGATCTGATCCGTAGTTGCGGTGTTCTCTCCTCGGCACTGGGTCTTCGTAAAAGCTTCAGTACGAGCGATGTCTCGCAATTACCAAGCCCAGACGCATCTGTACCAGCTGGACTTCGTTCGGCCGTCTCAGCTTTGGCGCTCGATACCCAAAGAAACAATCTACTTTTGGAACACGCGAGGCTCGATCATGCCTCGAGATCCTGTAGCACGTGGGTCGCTGTTGGTGAACCCGTAGCGAGTACCTCTCAACTTCCGAGTCCTCACGGTGGTGCAGCGCAAGAACAGCCGCAACAATCATCGAGCTCTCACTCGTCTGCACCTCAGCCACCACCagctccaccaccaccaccgatACCCTTTACCGGTGCCGATCTCATTAGGTCTGTCAATAAGAAGGTTCGACAGAATTATATACGCCGAAG GTTGCTGACGACTTATCGAGCTCTCGAGCGACTATCTCAAAGTGAATTCAACTTGGATCAATTGGAGGCAGCGGCAAGTGCGGCACAAAATACACCAGGTACGACATTGCTCGTACCAGGTACTACTTCAGGACTTTCTGGTACATCGATAATCGGTCGAAAGGAACGGAATCACGCCTTGACCGTCAGAGACGTCGAAAGGGAACGTGGTAATCAATTATCCAAGTACGAGAGGAACATGATGATCTTCAACTGGCTTCACACCCTCGATGATACAGCGATCGTCGACAGTGTCGAATAA